tctagtcaaggataagactaaactgaaaaaggttcaaaggtttgccaccagactagtacctgagcagagaggtatgagctacgaggagagactacgggaattaaacctcacttcgctggaagacagaagagttaggggggacatgatcaccacattcaagattctgaagggaattgatagggtagataaagacaggctatttaacacaaggggcacaagcactaggggacacaggtggaaactgagtgcccaaatgagccacagagatattagaaagaacttttttagtgtcagagtggttgacaaatggaatgcattaggaagttatgtggtggaggctgactccatacacagtttcaagtgtagatatgatagagcccgataggctcaggaacctgtacacctgttgattgacggttgagaggcgggaccaaagagccagagctcaacccccggaaacacaactaggtgagtacacacacacacacacacacacacacacacacacacacacacacacacacacatacacatacacacacacacacacacacatacacaatatacacccaatatacaaaaagggcgacagacaagaggcactgaactacaggccagtgtccttgacttgtataccatgcaaggtgatggagaagatcgtgagaaaaaacctggtaacacatctggagagaagggacttcgtgacaaatcgccaacatggattcagggagggtaaatcttgccttacaggcttgatagaattctacgatcaggtgacacagattaagcaagaaagagagggctgggcggactgcattttcttggattgtcggaaagcctttgacacagtaccgcataagaggctggtacataagctggagagacaggcaggtgtagctggtaaggtgctccagtggataagggagtatctaagcaataggaagcagagagttacggtgaggggtgagacctccgattggcgtgaagtcaccagtggagtcccacagggctctgtactcggtcctatcttgtttctgatatatgtaaatgatctcccggagggtatcgattcatttctttcaatgtttgcggacgatgctaaaattatgagaaggattaaaacagaagaggactgtttgaggcttcaagaagacctagacaagctgaaggaatggtcgaagaaatggttgttagagtttaacccaaccaaatgtaatgtaatgaagataggtgtagggagcaggaggccagatacaaggtatcatctgggagaggaaattcttcaggagtcagagaaggaaaaagacttgggggttgatatcacgccagacctgtctcctgcagcacatatcaagcggataacatcagcggcatatgccaggctggccaacttgcgaacggcattcagaaacttgtgtaaagaatcattcagaactgtgtataccacatatgtcaggccaatcctggagtatgcagccccagcatggagtccatatcaagtcaaggataagactaaactggaaaaggttcaaaggtttgccaccagactagtacccgagctgagaggtatgagctacgaggagagactacgggaattaaacctcacttcgctggaagacagaagagttaggggggacatgatcaccacattcaagattctgaaggggattgatagggtagataaagacagtctatttaacacaaggggaacacgcacaaggggacacaggtggaaactgagtgcccaaatgagccacagagatattagaaagaacttttttagtgtcagagtggttgacaaatggaatgcattaggaagtgatgtggtggaggctgactccatacacagtttcaagtgtagatatgacagagcccgataggctcatgaatctgtacacctgttgattgacggttgagaggcgggaccaaagagccagagctcaacccccgcaaacacaactaggtgagtacaactaggtgagtacacacagaagatcgtaagaaaaaacctggtaacacatctggagagaagggacttcgtgacaaatcgccaacatgggttcagggagggtaaatcttgccttacaggcttgatagaattctacgatcaggtgacaaagattaagtaagaaagagagggctgggcggactgcattttcttggattgtcggaaagactttgacacagtaccgcataggaggctggtacataacctggagagacaggcaggtgtagctggtaaggtgctccagtggataagggagtatctaagcaataggaagcagagagtttcggtgaggggtgagacctccgtttggcgtgaagtcaccagtggagtcccacagggctctgtactcggtcctatcttgtttctgatatatgtaaatgatctcccagagggtatcgattcatttctctcaatgtttgcggacgatgctaaaattatgagaaggattaaaacagaagaggactgtttgaggcttcaagaagacctaaacaagctgaaggaatggtcgaataaatggttgttagagtttaacccaaccaaatgtagtgtaataaagataggtgtagggagcaggaggccagatacaaggtatcatctgggagaggaaattcttcaggagtcagagaaggaaaaagacttgggggttgatatcacaccagacctgtctcctgcagcacatatcaagcggataacatcagcggcatatgccaggctggccaacatgcgaacggcattcagaaacttgtgtaaagaatcattcagaactttgtataccacatatgtcaggccaatcctggagtatgcagccctagcatggagtccatatctagtcaaggataagactaaactggaaaaggttcaaaggtttgccaccagactagcacccgagctgagaggtatgagctacgaggagagactacgggaattaaacctcacttcgctggaagacagaagagtaaggggggaaatgatcaccacattcaagattctgaagggaattgatagggtagataaagacagtctatttaacacaaggggaacacgcacaaggggacacaggtggaaactgagtgcccaaatgagccacagagaaattagaaagaacttttttagtgtcagagtggttgacaaatggaatgcattaggaagtgatgtggtggaggctgactccatacacagtttcaagtgtagatatgatagagcccaataggctcaggaatctgtacacctgttgattgacggttgagaggcgggaccaaagagccagagctcaacccccgctagaacaactagatgagtacacacacacacacacacacgaggctgaacaccataaccggttactgtacctggcccttggcctagaccccaacacacacacgaggctgaacaccataaccggttactgtacctggcccctggcctagaccccaacataacAGTTATAGAAGGCGTTATGGAGCCTCCATgctactaggtgggtgtggtagtgggtttaatgtccagtagtgaagtatgtgcttttaatacatactcacacttgctcatacttcacatgaatagaaataaactatattaatattgttgaagtgacttgttacttgtgaattatttgtaagtgaggcggcctcatgtgaggtgaggtgaatgacgtcacaggtagttgacccatcaggccaagGTAGTCAGGAGTCGCGGTGGGCAGTGTGGCGTGGGCCGTcgtggggagaggtgctgctcaCCGCCCGCCTCACTGGTGTTACTAATTAGCCACCTGAACAGTGCTGTAGATCAGGTTACCTGCGCCaggcttacaggcaagttactctagatgTTTAGTTATTTTATCACGTTGTTTTCTGTTGGTAGAACAATATTTGCTGATTTTCTAATTAACCATGGCTACAAAATATTAaaactttatttaaaataattcaaTTAGCTCTGGTTTACTTGTTAGTAAATATGATAGTGTAATATACCTTTGTCTATTAGTTGACAATTTTACCTTGCTCAAGACTTTTCATGAAgcttattaaaacaaaattaaattctAAAACGACTGCTATGTGATTAACTGTTCCATAACAGCGGCGTGAGTGTTAACTTTATAGTGAAATTGAACCTTCGACCAAAAGCAGGTGGAAAAAGTTTACAAATTATTATAGTTAAATTCTGGCAGTTACAAGGTGTTTCTTGTGAATTATCAGACTTCAGGCTTTGAAATTTGGACCAAAGACTTTTAATTTAGCAAGTGTcactcttcaccccccccccctctccgacCATCCTATGTGAATGCAACTAGCCATCCTGACTCAATGTCGTGCACGCTGCAGCCAACACCAGAGACGCCATAATTAACATTAACCTCCTGTGTAACTAAGCACTATATTTTGTCCAATACaagtaaatattaatgtatatttatatagtgTATAGGTCTGATAGTTGTTGGACATTGTAGCTCCCGAGTGTATTCAAACCAGTCTCCCTCGCGTAATAAATAACTATGTATAATAATAGTTCACGTATGAAAAGCTATTTTAAATGAATCTAGTGTTAAAATGTATGAACTGTTGTGGGTCAGAGCACGGAGGAGCATAGATTGAGGACAAGTTGTGTGTGAAGCGCTcttcacgttcatgtttggctgcccgggttaacgaccacttggccgttgttgagaacggccTGTGGATGAGTCAAGTCTGAGGTTGGGTTTCGCCATTGTGGTAAGTCGGCTTTTTAGATCAACCAAAGTCTGACCTGATCGATTGTTTAGCGGGATATTTCTCAAACTTTACATGAAGATGTGTTCATTTTATTATTTTGAGGTTTTTAATATAATTTGTAATTTCAGACATGTACGAGAGTGCATCTGTACAACggcactgcaggaatggtcaaccAGACCCAAGAAATTGGTCTCGTACAACGGCACTGCAGGTAAGGAGGGATTAAAGTTACTTGGAAAAACTTCTCTCGAATCGCAGTGGTCATAATGTAGTGTATATATTCCCACAAGTACAATACGTGAAGGGTTTAATAATTTTAATCATTTAACTCACTATACCATGAAGCAGTGATCTTCTAATAGGTATAGTCTAATTTAATTTGTGCATCAATCACTTAAGTGGTAAACCATTCTTTTGGCCAGTAATTTGACCATTTAGTGGTAGGTAGTGTAACATGGTTAATGTTAATCTAACATTTTTGGGTACATTTCAATCCTCTTGCCTCCCCTCTCCATCCACCCTTCTGTTAGTCTCTTCTCTCCCACCAGTCCAATCAATTATAGACAAAAACTACCCAAGAGGGTGATGCTTCAGCTGGGGGTTAGAAGACTGTCCTGCGAAAGGAAAGTTATAGCATGAGGGGAAAGTATCGGGGCAAAGCCTAACAAGCTGAATATAACGTCGGGGACAATTTCGGGAGGTTGACCACTTGGCAGCTACGTGGCCATCATCCGCATCTTGCACAAGGTATTGGTAGCTCTGGAACGTTGCAGCAATTCTACAGATCAACAGATATTGTGGTCAGGTGGCAGGCCCTGTGAAGTGTTAGAGGTGAAGGTTTCTGGGTCTCCAGAACTGCGTAACGTAGTTTACCTGGTTTGTTGTTAGTGCTAAGTGTCCCTCATTATTGCGAGAAGACTATATAATTGGCAGAGCTCCTATGACCACAGGATAAAAGGTTTTAAAGCAGGGACACCAGACTACTCAAGGGGTCTATGGTTTTGCTGGGAATGAAGCCGTTACTAATGTCACTGggggatgttccctttgtccaagCTAACAAAGGAGGCTCCGAAGGAAGCGAGTTCCAGGCCGGATGTTTACCGAAGGTTTCCTTCATATAAGACTAGAGCGTGTTAACTTCCTTTCGGATGCTTCCTGAAGTTGTCGGAATGAGTAACTTGGGTAGAACCTTCCTCTATAGACTGGATGTGTGTTCCCGTACAAAATGTTGTCACTGGAGAGGCCAGTTTCTTCGCAGCTTTTCCTATTAGATTCTGGGCAGTCACTTGACTGCCCCAGAGCTCCTCCAAACCTTTCTCCAGATTACTCTGATCACTAGTTTTACCTTTGACTCGGGTTCCCAGGGAGAAAGGTAGATCTCTTGAGAGAGAAACCGGGTGGCAGGATGTTTATAAACGTGAAGGTTTCAGACTTTGTAATAAACCTTTATGGGCCTCTTTCtccatctatatatatacatacgcaGGTACCTAGGAAGGGCAGCTCCTCCAAATGGTAAATTTCAGGTCTGGATGAACTTACCCATTCATGGATGGGTTGAACTGTATTAAACCAACCTCTCTTTTTCGACAAAGGTCAAATGCTCGTTTCCAGCAtccccgtcctcaggccaggctcattAGTGGTGACcatacccccccaccccccccatcccGTTAGCTCCTGGCCAAATGTATTCATCCGGTTTAACATTGTGTAAACAATTGGTTGTCATgagttaatattataatttaaatttcaatGCAAAGTTAGggggtaggttagattaggtgttaaggTTCTGTTGGCTATTACTTTTATTAGAAGTAGGTGAAGTGAAAGTTAGAGCTTTCGAATTCTAATAGAGGTCGCCAGCTAAGCACTGAGAAGTTTGCACACGATCTATTGAGTCAAGTGTAAAAGCTCGTCCTCGTAAACAAAGGCTAAAGTACATTCCATACACCTGCTAACCCCCCGCCCCCCGaaggtttatgaatgaaaaacctgTTTTTAAATGTctcaccttgaggtgtttccggggcttagcatcaccGCGGCccagtcatcgaccaggcctcctggtggctggactggtcaaccagcccgttggacgcggctgctcgcagtctgacgtacgaatcacagcttggttgatctggtatcacaacctggttgatcaggtaggtcacaactgatgacgttcaaacatATCTTTAACACTGATTCGTtgacgacttttgtttgaaccacaatgctgtaaatgcttcacccacgtactacaaatacaaataatcgccaacataacctaaacacctaacctaaccaatgcctaaatatgcaccgtATACTAATTGtattacaatatttttttttgtatttcttaTTATATACTTCTTATCACATAGACCAACCATGTCGTAACACTTGCACCAGAGAATCTTCTAAAGAACCAAATCTTTTGTATGGGACTTTACCTCATTTTGTTGTACCAATATCTCTTCTCCGTTGTACCCATAGTCGTTGTCTCTTGTGTAGCTCTAGTATCTCTAATTCCTTTTTTCGTAGTGAGTCTTCAAAAATGTAACGGCCCTCTGAGGCCAATGTTACAATTGGCGGTCATTTCATGGGTTGTCACACATTGTTGAATCAGTTGACCTGGTTCCTATTCTGGGGGGAGAACCACAGCCTtctctgggggagggggtggcccCTGTTACCAAATACCAGCAGGACATTACATGGTCTGTTACAGCTATAGCTGCTTTGTAGTGTAACTGGTCCTGGTGACCAGGCGTCTCCTCTTAGCCTCTTGGTCTGTGCCTATCGTTGTCTCCAGCTTGTTTGCCATATGCATTATTTCTGTTCAATCGACAGAGTCTTTTATTCAATCTTTTATTCTTTCAATCGACAGAAATATACTTTTTCTGCTGTGTTCTGGGTGCCTGCTGTAAGAATCTTAGTTCTGTGTACTCTTTGAAATCCTTAGTCAAAGTCCACAATTCATCTAGGTCTGCTCAGAGTACTAGTTCCATTATTATCACATACAAACAAGGATAGAACAGACTTCCTGGTTTCATGTTTTCTCTCAGTTGATGCTGTTGATGAGTTCTGTCAGTAGTGCTTGCTGCACAATCCTGGCTGTGAAAAAAATCCATAATTTGGTCTAGTTTCGCTTTGCCCAATTATCTAGTGACCTAATAGACGAATAGCAGACAAATGCGTAAACGAATGTGTGACGGGAAACATTGGTGGCCATGCAGTCTCTAATTCCAGTcacaaaatatacaaaaaaaaaaaaattaaactgcaaaggtgtcttcatagtgaggtaaactgtaggataaagcagagggaaaaaaacatttaaaaaatactttactttaaaaattaaacaaattacaaaaatatccaggctttgctctaatacaaagtgtgcaaaacTAACAGgatgaacaatcaaatttacATTACGTTAAGGTGCAAAATATGGTGCAGAATACTATGGGCTAGTCTGACTAAATCCATTACCACACAATGTTAACAGGTCTACTCAGGGGAGCACACAGGAGTAATGTAACTCATGTTGAGCAAGAACGCCCAATTTATACAGAATATCAGCCGGGCAGATGGCGCTGGTGACTTCTTTGACTATTAACCGGCTGttaaactgcttgtttcagagggcGTGGTCTCCCAGCAACCCAGGTGCaaggtggggtgagggtcgatGGGGTAGGTAGACTGTTGGtattgtctagacgtctggaagtagtagttgttcttggctgcagttcttgattaaATAGACATGAATGAGTAGAATAGGTGATAATGGagtaggccgaatctcttcctagagattttaccgtgacatATGGCAATTCCATAAAGTAATGTCAAGATTTCATGGTGTTGTGGACTAGTAACAAGGAAGGTTAGACCTGCCTTAACGTGTGAGTAAACCCTTCAGACCTGGGTGCACGAAACTAACCCTCTAAGTTCTCTCCCTATGATTGGAACAACTGAGTGCCACTGATGACTTGCATAGTCTCCTCTGGTGATCTGGGCGTGCAACAACTCTTGCAATATCCTTGGCCAGCCCAGCCAGAGTCCAGCCCATAGAAACCCAGCAAGGCAGACCTTGGTCCCAGACCAGAGAATACAGGAGAGTGCACGGATGGATGTGCACTCCTGTAGATTCCACGCTGATATACATCTGGTCATACTCACTCACCCAACTTAACAGAAGTGAAAATCCTTTCTCTCATACCAGGACAAACTTGTGCCGCCACCTTGCTCTTCTGGGTGATGTAATGAATAATGTCTGTGCAGTCTTACTTTTTGAGCTTTGCTACCTGTGTTTATATTATAAATTGTTTCCTTGTGATTTCAATTTAGATATTGCAGGCTTTGGCTTTCTGGTCCCTTTCCTGAGTAAGTTATCCCTTCTTTCACCATATATTTAAACGTAAAGACAGTGTTCACTCATTCTCATGGGTCTTCGAACTTTATTTCCCATGTATGTGAATCGTTCAGTGAATTCGAGGTAAAGTCAAGCTGGTTAATCATTAAGTGTTGATTACATGTTGGATTAAAACGTTTGCCatgtccaatagtttagctcgctCGCTGTGCCACCATATGGTTCTT
The genomic region above belongs to Procambarus clarkii isolate CNS0578487 chromosome 33, FALCON_Pclarkii_2.0, whole genome shotgun sequence and contains:
- the LOC138370711 gene encoding uncharacterized protein; amino-acid sequence: MSNVNALDTKIVTTAILPTAQLELCNEGISIQARGFFDQGSQKTFISKKDGRRFTTLIFKLTHQAKVVRSRGGQCGVGRRGERCCSPPASLVLLISHLNSAVDQVTCARLTDMYESASVQRHCRNGQPDPRNWSRTTALQKLNVMF